TAACGAGGCTATCACGGTAAACGCCCCGGAGAAACTAGCGGATATTAAGGTGCCAAAACGGGCTCAGTACATCCGCGTAATCATGTTGGAGTTAAACCGTATTGCCAATCACCTGCTGTGGTTAGGACCATTTTTGGCAGATGTAGGGGCACAAACCCCCTTTTTCTACATCTTCCGGGAAAGAGAAATGATTTACGACCTGTGGGAAGCCGCCACGGGGATGCGTTTGATCAACAACAACTACTTTCGTATTGGGGGTGTAGCTGCTGACCTGCCCTATGGTTGGGTAGACAAGTGTGAAGACTTTTGTAGGTACTTCCTACCCAAGGTGGACGAGTATGAGCGTCTAATTACTAATAACCCCATTTTCCGGAGAAGGGTAGAGGGAGTGGGTGTTATTACCAGGGAACAAGCTATCAACTGGGGCCTGTCTGGGCCAATGTTAAGGGCTAGTGGCGTAAAATGGGACCTCCGCAAAGTAGACCATTATGAGTGTTATGATGACTTCGATTGGGAAGTCCAATGGGAAACGGCAGGGGATTGTCTAGCCCGTTATTTGGTCAGAATTCGAGAGATGCGAGAGTCCACCAAAATCATACTACAAGCCCTGAAAAATCTGCCCGGTGGCCCCTATGAGAATTTGGAAGCCAAACGGATGATGGAAGGGAAAAAGTCCAAATGGTATGACTTCGACTACCAGTATATTGCCAAGAAAATCCCCCCCACCTTTAAGATCCCAAAAGGAGAACACTACGTCCGTCTGGAAAGCGGGAAAGGGGAGTTGGGAGTGTTTATAATTGGTAATGACGACGTGTTTCCATGGCGTTTCAAGATAAGAGCCCCTGACTTCAACAACCTACAGATATTGCCCCATATCCTCCGTGGGGTGAAAGTGGCCGACATCATGGCTATTCTGGGCAGTGTTGATATTATCATGGGCTCAGTAGATCGCTAGAAGTTGGCACACACAAAAGGGGGCTATACTAAAAAAATAGCCCCTCCACATAGGGAAGACTATGAGTCAGAAAATTGTTTGGGATAGCAACAGCAATGAAATAGACAACCCCACAAATCTGGGGCTAATCAGGGAATGGTGGGAGAATCTAAATCGTCAGAAAATCCTGCAGGCCCAAAGGATAATACCCCCTGGGGCCAGTATTGACCAGTTGGACTGGGATACCAAACAAAGATTCGACCAAGAGTATATTCTCTTGTCCCCCCAAATTAGGGGTATAACTGTATATGGTACGCCAGAAGGACAAGCCCAGGAATTTGGCTATACTGCCCGTAGACTGGAATTGGATCTAGACAATAAGAGTCTGAGTGTCTATTTGCAATCTCAGCCTGATACGGTTATTCGTTTTTCTCTAGTGACAACGAGATACGAAAGAATTACACTAAAAGATGTAGAAATAGGGGCAACAAGAGAAGGCTCAGACCTTGTACTATCAGTAAGGGATAAGGACAAGAAAATAGAAATAGTCTTCGGTATCAACACTGGACAACAAGATTATCTTCTTTCACGGCTAAAAGAAATACAGGAAAGTTAATGTTAAGAGGGGATTTTCTGACTTACAATCAATTGTCTGAAAAATAACTCATCAAATAGTCGACTGGCATGGATAAGTTTCTATACGATTACGCTTGGTTAGTCCCTGTAATTCCTCTGTTTTCTTCAATGGTTTTGGGGTTGGGACTAATATCCTTCAATAAAGCTACAAATAAACTACGCAAACCGGCCTCTCTATTTGTGATCTCC
The Geminocystis sp. M7585_C2015_104 genome window above contains:
- a CDS encoding NAD(P)H-quinone oxidoreductase subunit H; this translates as MARIETRTDPMVINMGPHHPSMHGVLRLIVTLDGEEVIDCEPVIGYLHRGMEKIAENRTNIMFVPYVSRWDYAAGMFNEAITVNAPEKLADIKVPKRAQYIRVIMLELNRIANHLLWLGPFLADVGAQTPFFYIFREREMIYDLWEAATGMRLINNNYFRIGGVAADLPYGWVDKCEDFCRYFLPKVDEYERLITNNPIFRRRVEGVGVITREQAINWGLSGPMLRASGVKWDLRKVDHYECYDDFDWEVQWETAGDCLARYLVRIREMRESTKIILQALKNLPGGPYENLEAKRMMEGKKSKWYDFDYQYIAKKIPPTFKIPKGEHYVRLESGKGELGVFIIGNDDVFPWRFKIRAPDFNNLQILPHILRGVKVADIMAILGSVDIIMGSVDR